CGAACTGCTCGCCCGCGTCGGCCTGAGCGACGACCCCGACACGCAAATCAAGAACATCGGCGTCGGCAAGCAGCAACTCGTGGAGATCGCCAAGGCGCTCAACAAGCACGTCAAACTGCTCATCCTGGACGAGCCGACCGCCGCCCTGAACGAAGCGGAGTCGGCTCACCTGCTCGACCTGATCGTCGGCCTGAAGCACAAGGGCGTCAGCTCCATCATCATCAGCCACAAGCTCAACGAGATCGAGAAAGTCGCCGACCAGATCACGATCATCCGCGACGGCCGCGCGATCGAGACCCTCGACGTGAAAGCGGACGGCGTGGACGAGGACCGCATCATCCGCGGCATGGTCGGCCGCTCGCTCGAGAGCCGCTTCCCGGACCGCACCCCCGACATGGGCGAGGTTCTCTTCGAGGTCCGCAACTGGGTCGTTCAGCATCCCCAGGTCCCCGAGCGTCTGGTCGTGAAGAACTCCAGCTTCACTGTCCGCCGCGGCGAGATCGTCGGCTTCGCGGGACTCATGGGCGCCGGTCGCACTGAACTCGCGATGAGCGTCTTCGGCCGCTCCTACGGCACCTTCGTCTCCGGTGAGCTCTACAAGGACGGCAAACAGATTCAGGTTCGCACCGTCTCCGAAGCCATCGACAACGGTCTCGCCTACGTGAGCGAGGACCGCAAAGTGCTCGGCCTCAACCTCCTGGACGACATCAAACAGTCGATCGTCTCCGCGAAGCTCAAGAAGATCGCCACGCGCGGTGTCGTGGACGACCAGCGGGAGTACGCGGTCGCGGAGGAGTACCGCAAGAGTCTCCGCATCAAAACACCGGATGTCGATCGCGGCGTCGCGACCCTCTCCGGCGGCAACCAGCAGAAGGTCGTCCTGGCCAAGTGGATGTTCACCGACCCGGACATCCTGATCCTGGACGAGCCCACGCGCGGCATCGACGTCGGCGCCAAATACGAGATCTACGCGATCATCCAGCAACTGGCCGCTCAGGGCAAAGGCGTCATCGTCATCTCTTCCGAACTTCCCGAGCTGCTCGGAATCTCCGACCGCATCTACACGATCTTCGAGGGGCAGATCACCGACGAGCTCCCGATTCTCGAGGCGACGCCCGAGGCCCTCCTGAAAAGCATGACATCCGCCAAGAAGAAGGCAACCCGATAACCATGAGCACACAGATCCCCGTGAAGAAGAAGGCGGGCGGTATCCGCGACCTGGGCAAGATGTTCGGCGGTGGACAGTCGACCGGACGGCAGTTCGGCATCCTGGGCGCGCTCGTCGTCATCGTCATCCTCTTCCAGATCCTGACCGACGGGAAGACGCTCGACCCGGTCAACCTCATCAACCTGGTCAACCAGAACGCATACGTTCTGATCCTGGCGATCGGCATGGTCATGGTGATCATCGCCGGGCACATCGACCTGTCGGTGGGCTCGGTCGCGGCGGTCGTCGGCATCGTCGTGGCCAAGGCGATGACCGAGTGGCAGGTACCGTGGCCTCTCGCCATCCTGCTCGGCCTCGTCATCGGCGTGATCATCGGCGCGTGGCAGGGCTGGTGGGTGGCTTACGTCGGCGTGCCCGCGTTCATCGTGACGCTGGCCGGCATGCTGATCTTCCGCGGCCTGAACCAGCTGATCGGCAGCGCGAACACCATCCCGGTGCCGGACGGTTTCACCTTCATCGGCGGCGGCTTCCTCCCCGAGTGGGGACCGGATACCGGCTACAACAACTCCACGCTGCTGCTCGGCTTGATCATCGCCGTCGTCATCGTGCTGCTTGAGATCCGCACCCGCCGCACGCAGACCAAGATGGGCTCCGACAAGGCCCCGCTCTGGGTGAGCACGTTCAAGGTCATCGTGCTGGACGCCCTGGTCGTCTACTTCACCTTCCTCTTCGCGGGAGGTCGCGTCGGCACCTCGTTCCCGGTCTCCGGCATCATCCTGGGCGTCCTGATCATCGTCTACTCGTTCGTCACGCGCAGCACGATCTTCGGCCGGCACATCTACGCGGTCGGCGGCAACTCGCACGCTGCGGAACTGTCGGGTGTGAAGATCAAGCGCGTCAACTTCTTCGTGATGATGAACATGTCGGTGCTTGCCGCGCTCGCCGGAATGATCGCCGTCGCCCGCTCGGTCTCCTCCGGCCCGCAGGACGGTCTCGGCTGGGAGCTCGACGCCATCGCCGCTGTGTTCATCGGCGGCGCTGCGGTCTCCGGCGGCATCGGAACCGTCGCCGGTTCCATCGTCGGCGGTCTGGTCATCGCGGTCTTGAACAACGGCCTCCAGCTGCTCGGCGTCACGAGCGACTGGGTGCAGGTCATCAAGGGCCTCGTGCTGCTGATCGCGGTCGGTGTCGACGTCTACTCGAACCGCCGTGGCGGTCCGTCGCTCATCGGACGGCTTTTCGGCGGCGGCCATCGGCGCGAGTCTGCGACGGACGCTGCCGGCATCGACCAGCCTGCCGTCCTCCCGACCTCCAGCGCCGCCGAAGAATCGTCGCGGTCGCTCACGAACTGATCCACCTCCCCCTGCACCACATCCACAGAGAGAAAGAGAAGAGAATGCACAAGATCGCACTCGCGACAGTGGCCGCTGCCGCTGCCGCTGCGCTCGTCCTGTCGGGCTGCTCCAGCCGCGATGGTTCGTCCGGCTCGTCCACGGCGTCCGGCTTCGACAAGGGCGCGACCATCGGCGTCGCCCTCCCGACCAAGACGTCGGAGAACTGGGTGCTCGCCGGCGACCTGTTCACCAACGGCCTCAAGGACGCGGGCTTCAAGGGCGATGTGCAGTACGCCGGCGCGTCCGGCGCTGTCGCCGATCAGCAGTCGCAGATCCAGTCGATGATCACCAACGGCGCCAAGGTCATCATCATCGGCTCCGTCGACGGCGGCCAGCTCGCTGCGCAGGCCAAGGCGGCCCACGACGCGGGCGCCATGGTCATCGCGTACGACCGCCTCATCCTCAACACGAAAGACGTCGACTACTACGTCGCCTACGACAACGAGAAGGTCGGCGAGCTGCAGGGTCAGGCCCTGCTCGACGGCATGAAGAAGCGCTTCCCGGACAAGACCAAGTACAACATCGAGCTGTTCTCCGGCTCGCCGGACGACGCCAACTCGAAGGTCTTCTTCGACGGCGCCATGAAGATCCTCCAGCCGAAGATCGACGATGGCACGCTGACTGTGGTCTCCAAGCAGACCGACATCAAGCAGACCGCCACCCAGGGCTGGCTGCCGGCCAACGCGCAGACCCGCATGGACAACCTGCTCGCGGCCAACTACGCGTCCACCGAGCTCGACGGCGTCCTGTCGCCGAACGACACTCTGGCCCGCGCCATCATCACGTCGGTGAAGGGCGCTGGCAAGCCGGTCCCGGTCGTCACCGGTCAGGACTCGGAGGCCGAGTCGGTCAAGTCCATCATGGAGGGCGAACAGTACTCGACCATCAACAAGGACACCCGCAACCTGGTCAAGCAGGCCATCGCGATGGTCTCCGAGCTGCAGCAGGGCAAGAAGCCCGAGACGAACGACGACAAGTCATACAACAACGGCGTCAAGGTCGTCCCGGCTTACTTGCTGAAGCCGGTCATCGTCACCAAGGAGAACGCGGCCGAGGCGTACGCCAACGACCCGACTCTGGAGCCGCTGACCAAATAAGGCGGCATCCACCGGTAGAGGCCGGGCTCCGTTCAACGGGCCCGGCTTCTCTCGTTCTCCTGGAAAGAGACGTTGTCCTCCTAGAAAGAGCGCGCCCGTACGTCGAGAGGGCCGGAGCGGTGTCCCCACCCGCTCCGGCCTTCTCCTTTGTGATCCCCCGGATCGGTCCCCCCGGCCGAGTCTTACTTCAGTGTAGGGAACCATCCGGCCGGCCGGCATCCGGGCTGCCACGGATTAAGTCACCGTGACAGCCCTTACCGGCTGTCCGGTCAGAGGCGGTGCAGCATGCCGCTCAGCCGGGTCACGTAGTCCTCGATCAGGAGGCCGGCGGCGCGGCCATCGCGGGCGGTGGTGGCCACGCGCAGCTTCGAGGTGAATTCCCTCAGCGAGTTCGGGTCCAGGCTGCCCCGGAGCTTGCGCGCCACGCGGCGCACCTGTGGGATGACGACCGTGAGCGCGCGTAGCCGCACCTCGTTCCCCTCGATGCGCGCGAACGCGACGACCAGGTGCTCGAACACGGCGGCGAAGGTGAGCAGGTCCTCGGTCTCCGCGGCCTCCACCAGGTTCGCCTCCATCTCGGCGATGAGCGCGTCGGCGTCGGCGTCCCAGTCCGGGATGCCGCGCAGCGCGGCGCCGGCCCACAGATCGCCCGCGACCTCGACCGCTGCGAGGACCCCCTCGATGTCGAACCGTGCGACGTTCGTGTAACGGTTGCGTTCCATCTCCACGAGGCCCTGTTCCGCGAGCCGGTCGAGCGCGTGACGGATGGGGGTCCGGGAGATGCCGAGCCACTCGACGAGGTCGGGGTTGCGCAGACGCTCGCCCGGTTCGAGCGTGCCGTCCATGATGGCTGCCTCGATGCGGACGTACGCTTCCTCCGAAAGAGAGATCCGGGCGACATGGTCGGTGGGCATCGGCATTTCGTTTCCTCCTCGGAATGATCCGGGTTGTGACGGAGAAGACCCTCCTGTAAACTAAACATATATTAGATCAAGAACTTTCTAGGATCAGATTGGTTCAGATCTCGATCTGGTGACGATTCTCGGCTGTGCGAAAGAAATGCCCATGACACTCGACGACTACCCGACACTCGCCGCAGCGATG
This genomic window from Leifsonia xyli subsp. cynodontis DSM 46306 contains:
- the mmsA gene encoding multiple monosaccharide ABC transporter ATP-binding protein produces the protein MPSNAVILQMRAITKEFPGVKALDDVSLTVHAEEIHAICGENGAGKSTLMKVLSGVYPFGTYSGDIVYQNEIMRFKDIKSSEQQGIVIIHQELALIPELSITENIFLGNEPVRFGVIDWREAKSRAVELLARVGLSDDPDTQIKNIGVGKQQLVEIAKALNKHVKLLILDEPTAALNEAESAHLLDLIVGLKHKGVSSIIISHKLNEIEKVADQITIIRDGRAIETLDVKADGVDEDRIIRGMVGRSLESRFPDRTPDMGEVLFEVRNWVVQHPQVPERLVVKNSSFTVRRGEIVGFAGLMGAGRTELAMSVFGRSYGTFVSGELYKDGKQIQVRTVSEAIDNGLAYVSEDRKVLGLNLLDDIKQSIVSAKLKKIATRGVVDDQREYAVAEEYRKSLRIKTPDVDRGVATLSGGNQQKVVLAKWMFTDPDILILDEPTRGIDVGAKYEIYAIIQQLAAQGKGVIVISSELPELLGISDRIYTIFEGQITDELPILEATPEALLKSMTSAKKKATR
- the mmsB gene encoding multiple monosaccharide ABC transporter permease, which produces MSTQIPVKKKAGGIRDLGKMFGGGQSTGRQFGILGALVVIVILFQILTDGKTLDPVNLINLVNQNAYVLILAIGMVMVIIAGHIDLSVGSVAAVVGIVVAKAMTEWQVPWPLAILLGLVIGVIIGAWQGWWVAYVGVPAFIVTLAGMLIFRGLNQLIGSANTIPVPDGFTFIGGGFLPEWGPDTGYNNSTLLLGLIIAVVIVLLEIRTRRTQTKMGSDKAPLWVSTFKVIVLDALVVYFTFLFAGGRVGTSFPVSGIILGVLIIVYSFVTRSTIFGRHIYAVGGNSHAAELSGVKIKRVNFFVMMNMSVLAALAGMIAVARSVSSGPQDGLGWELDAIAAVFIGGAAVSGGIGTVAGSIVGGLVIAVLNNGLQLLGVTSDWVQVIKGLVLLIAVGVDVYSNRRGGPSLIGRLFGGGHRRESATDAAGIDQPAVLPTSSAAEESSRSLTN
- a CDS encoding substrate-binding domain-containing protein gives rise to the protein MHKIALATVAAAAAAALVLSGCSSRDGSSGSSTASGFDKGATIGVALPTKTSENWVLAGDLFTNGLKDAGFKGDVQYAGASGAVADQQSQIQSMITNGAKVIIIGSVDGGQLAAQAKAAHDAGAMVIAYDRLILNTKDVDYYVAYDNEKVGELQGQALLDGMKKRFPDKTKYNIELFSGSPDDANSKVFFDGAMKILQPKIDDGTLTVVSKQTDIKQTATQGWLPANAQTRMDNLLAANYASTELDGVLSPNDTLARAIITSVKGAGKPVPVVTGQDSEAESVKSIMEGEQYSTINKDTRNLVKQAIAMVSELQQGKKPETNDDKSYNNGVKVVPAYLLKPVIVTKENAAEAYANDPTLEPLTK
- a CDS encoding GntR family transcriptional regulator, with protein sequence MPMPTDHVARISLSEEAYVRIEAAIMDGTLEPGERLRNPDLVEWLGISRTPIRHALDRLAEQGLVEMERNRYTNVARFDIEGVLAAVEVAGDLWAGAALRGIPDWDADADALIAEMEANLVEAAETEDLLTFAAVFEHLVVAFARIEGNEVRLRALTVVIPQVRRVARKLRGSLDPNSLREFTSKLRVATTARDGRAAGLLIEDYVTRLSGMLHRL